The Pyrus communis chromosome 8, drPyrComm1.1, whole genome shotgun sequence region ATTTGGTTGCTGGCAGGAAGAGAGGATTCTggtcggatttttttttttgtggggatTCTAAAGATTTTCTAATCACattcatttattatatattgtgtgataaaaaattattgtaattttttttttaaattgaatataaacagtagtagacgaaaactgactgcacgatatacgacgaacgaatgtgattgaaaaattatcaaaattctcaaaaagATGATCTAACGAGGATCCTCATTCACTGGCAAGGATACTTTGGGATTCCTCAAATCTTCCAGCCAGTATTTATTAGTGCATGTTGTAAGAAGTTGTCACTCAAGTGTTCAACACAATGTTTATCTATATGTTAATCGTAAAAGTTTTGATAGTCTTGCATTCACGATCAGAGTTATACATTATGTAGTTGTACTCATTCTTATTTTGGTAGACATATAGATGGTAATGACTTTGTCgtttattttttcaatgttattttggtctgtttattgtttattttttgctatAAAATTGGGACCATCCAATACTAAAATTCTGGATCTGCCACTTATTGCAACTATGGAAAATCGCATGGCTACCTTGCAGAAAAGCATGCATGCGCAGTCCATGGAAAGTCGCATATGGCTGAAACCCTTCACTCCTAGACCCTAAAAAAACTtgaaagaaaacgaaaaaaaaaaaaaaacaacttaatTGGTATTCCTTTTACCTGGCTAAAGTCATTTTTGCAGGCGTCCGGATtcttaaaaaattgaaaccaaatgaaaacaaaaacttgcaTAAATCGATTAATATCTTAGCTAGcggattcaaaattttcaaaatcaccATGTATAGATCAAAACGAGcttcttatttgttttttttttttttgggtaagaGCATCTTAGGTTTTTAGCTAGAGTaaacataacataaaatttGCGTGATAGTAGAGTTTTATGATTGAgtttgggtttattgataaattttagttttattgttaatttcattttgtacttgatggtaattatgtaATAAGGTAAAAATCAAtgcacatttaaaatttaaatttggtgTATAAAAAGGTTaagtgaaaatatgactttagcccttcaaactcaattttctttatataaaacCCTACATAACTTTTTTactcaaagaaaacccaatgactaggatccacataagcaaattcattaacttcatattaattcacacattttacatttttcacatgcctaaaatacccctattacATACTTGATGTAGACAATTAATTGTAAGGAAATAGTAAATGATTTtgcaacaagaagaaaaaaaagacattaatgttaaaaatttattgcatattaattttttagaaaggtattgaattttcataaaactaTTCGATTCAGTTTTTTCACCCTACTCTTGAATACTTTtgaatttatcctttttttattaatatattagaaCATTGTATTTCATTATCTACATGCACATTAATTTACCTACGAACAATTATACCATGGGTGTAATTCAATGTATATTAAGAAGAAATGTAGTTCGATGtatattaaaaagaagaaataatttacctatattaagAAGAAATGTAGTTCGATGTATAGTATTAAAAATACTATGTTACACCCATgtttatacaacaataaaacGTGTCTAACATGTCtaacaatacatgaaaaataatttacctacaagttagagaaatgttatttggttgggtgtagtataaatttttttaataattggaaaAATTAAGTATAGCTAGGTatagtgtaatttttttttatataattagaacaaattaatttacctacctactCTTTGAAATGTTCATTTCCAATGATGCAAAATGTTCATTGCCTAactacaaattaatttccaataatttacctacaacaattataccatgggtgtaatgtaacatctttcttcacaatgatacaaaatattgtatgtaccaacaacaaaacttgcctaacataagtacttgtacatggaaaataatttacctataacaaaagaaatgcagtttgatgtataaaatcaacaatattatgttccactcatgtttatacaacaacaaaacatgtctaacatatataacaatacatagaaaataatttacctacaagttagaggaatgttatttgattcaaaatatataatataggtgtagtaatttttttttaaataattggaaCAAACTAATCTACCTACCAATTAATATGGATAAAATTGCTACAAAATATatcacgaaaagaaaaaaaaacctacttTTCTAGTTTGACATAGATACGGTTAATGCAAAcactttttttaaattatggGTGGCATAagtgtaaataaattgtattaatATGTCAATAGTGTTCCTATATgtttgcaaattttaaatttgggcttaAATTGGATCTTTAAAGATAGATGGGTTTTTATCTAGAAATAATGAATTGTAAGGGCCAAAATCTAAAGCACCCAAAGGTTAATggatttatataaaattttctaatttcCTCCCAACAAAATCGATCCATTTTGATGACATATTAATCTATTAATCCAAgctagattttttatttttgagcaaacaatattatctacattaataGGATGAAGGAGTGAGCTATGACTtacaataggctaacaataatatggttcaaattcgcctttatacgagaatcgaacctaagatcattcatttacaaatgaaaattaatactATTAGACCATAGTACAAAGTGATCTAAGCCAAACTTAAAAAAGTGAGCTTTCTCATTTCCTGGAAGGTATGATCAGATAAAACTTTTGGCAGCAGGTCAAGATATTTTGTTCATAAGAATCATCACCGttcctattttattattttaaagatATCATAGAACATCCATCATTGTTCGTTGAAGCCCTTAAATATTCCAAGTTGGCGgctattttaatatatatatatatgtatgtatgtatatcaaTGTGTCCATACTCTTCCTAGTCTCCATTCACTCAGATTTCTCATTTGCTTCTGAATCCTGTTAGGTTATGGATACCTTTCTGGATGAACTTCCAAGTCCCATGAACAAATTCGTGTTCGAGCAAGCCCCCATTCCGGCCTACTCGAATCCCAATCTTGTTCATGAGTTTGAAGCCAACCATGATTTCACCGATCCCAGTTTCTTCCTTGTCAATCCAGACCCTGTTAGTGATTTATCTTCGTCGCCGGGCGTGAGCTCGGAGGTGGATTCTCCGGACAGCGGTGACACATCCAATGAAATTCTCAGGTACATAAGTCAGATGCTTATGGAGGAAGAGGAATACTTGGAGAACAAGCCCTGCATGCTGCACGAATGTTTGGCCCTCCAAGCTGCTGAAAAATCACTGCATGATGTGCTTGTTCAGGAGCAGAATCCCTTCTCAACTGGTCCACTTCTTGATTCCGTGTATCGATATGTTGAGAGCCCGAACCAGGACAGTAATCACAGCAGTTCTGGCTCTGTTGCTGCTGGAAACTGGGTTGGATCGGATTGGGATTGTGTTCAAGATGTTTCCAAGTCCTCTCCTGCCCAAATTCCAAACCCTTTGGTTTCGAGCGGTGACGGTGAAATCGCGCATCTGGAACACAACTCATCGTTTGTTATGGCGCCGAGGGAGCCGCTGGGTAAGGATGTGAGTTTTAATTCGGAGAATGGATCAAGGAGCAAGAAGAATCGCCAGAGGGAAGACGAGGATTCTGTAGATGACGGGAGGAGCAACAAGCTTTCAGCGGTTTATGCTGACGAAATGGAACTACCGGAGCTGCTTGATAAGGTACTGCTCTGTGAGATTGACAAACAAGAGTCCAACTCCTGTTCTCCCCAGGAAAGCGAGAAGTTGCAGCTCAACGGGAAGTCGAGAGGATCGAAGGGCAAGAAAACACGCAAGAAAAAGCCAGACGACAATGCAGGGATGGTTGATTTATGGTCGATGCTGACTCAATGTGCACAAGCTGTTGCAAGCTATGACAGAAGGAATGCAAATGAACTACTCCAGCAGATAAGGCTGAACTCTTCTCCCTACGGCGATGGCACGCAGAGATTAGCTCATTACTTGGCAGATGGCCTCGAACTGCGCTTGGGTTCTGTCATTCCCTCTTACAATTCCCTTCCCAACAGTCAGATGTCAGCTGCTGATCTCTTAAAAGCTTACCAGACTTACATCAGGGCTTGCCCTTTCCACAAGATGTCGAATGTATATGCTAACAAAACGATTCTGAAACTAGCGGAGAAAGCGACGAAGCTTCACATCATTGATTTCGGTGTCCTCTATGGCTACCAATGGCCTTGCCTCATCAAAGGCCTCTCCAAGAGACATGGCGGACCTCCCATGCTTCGTATTACTGGAGTTGAGTTTCCCCAACCAGGTTTTCGGCCTTCAGAAAGGGTTGAACAGACAGGGCGCCGCCTAGAGAATTACTGCAAGAGGTTCAATGTCCAGTTCGAGTACACTGCCATAGCAAAGAATTGGGAAACAATTCGGTATGAGGATATCAAAATCGACAGAGATGAGTTAACTGTAGTTAATTGCTTGTACCGGCTAAAGAACCTACCCGATGAAACAGTGACAGACTGTCCGAGGGATACAGTTCTGAAGCTGATCCGGGAAATTAACCCGGATATATTCATCCATGGGGTAGTCAATGGATCCTACAATGCACCCTTCTTCGACACACGCTTCAAGGAGGCGCTCTTCCATTTCTCTTCCCTGTTCGACATGTTTGATGAGACTTTGCCGCGAGAAGATCAACATAGGCTGCTCTATGAGAGAGAAGTGTATGGTAGAAATGCTATCAATGTGATAGCATGTGAGGGTTCAAGGAGGGTCGAAAGGCCGGAGACTTACAAGCAGTGGCAGATTAGAAACAAGAGAGCTGGGTTCAGGCAGTTACCGTCGGACCAGGAGATCTTGAAGTTAGTCAGGAGTATGGTGAAGAGAGATTACCATAAGGATTTCATCGTCGACGAAGATGGCATGTGGGTGTTGCAGGGATGGAAGGGCAGGATAGTCCATGCTATTTCGTACTGGAAACCTGTTTGAGAGTTACAAAAGGCGCTACGGCAACCTCGATGTAACAAGGGCACCTGTTTGGCTTCTTGTGCATCAAATGGAAGGCAATGCCGGAAATGTGTTTCGCACTAGCAGTCAGCTCGATTTCTGCTGGTTTTCGGACTTCCGGAGAGTAGTTTTATGGGCTTAGATTAGGTAGTGCTGCTTAGAACTTACGAGCATGATATGTAGTTATAACTTATGTGCTAGTTAGTAGAGTGGCTAAGGTTAGCTATCCCCTCTCTTACAATCTGATTTGGGTGTACTAATAGTCCAGTTTAATGAAAGTTCTATCTTTATGTCTTGAAGACCGATCGATAAATGCATCGGAGAACCATACGTATTCTCCTGGGTGCCAAACCTGCTGATAAACCTAGGAACCACAGTATCTTCACCACAATTCCCCCTTGCATCTTATCGTAACGCCGGTAACCTAATCGTTGAACCACAAACAAAAAGTAACAAACACGCAAAGCTATAAACTCTACGTTTTTGTTCGAAAACTAAACATGTAACCAGCACTGAAACCGAATAACCAGCTGATCAAAATCATCACTAAGAATTGAAATAGATGGCACCCCTTTAATCAGCGCCGAATACAGAACGAAACATCTCTAACAAAATTAAAGACTGAAGTCCAATCGGATGCCTAAAATTCAACCCTAGCCCGCAAAATATTCACTTCCTACATTTGCCCTAAGAAAATGCTACCATTCTCTCCTAAACCCAAAAAATTGTCCACACATGACAACTCCACAAAAATAGCCTTCAGGAAAATGTAAACATATACTGCAAAGCCACGGGATAGTGAAGAATAAAAAGGGTGAATACTTTCACCCGTAAATTTACAAAGTCAAGTGATGATATAATGCTCAAGCCTCATCCAAGAAAAAATTTGTACTTTGCAAGGAATCATAGTACTCAAATCATTGCGATGCATCGAAGATGGGTAGTAAACAACAGGGATGAGAAATCAATCAACTAGCTGAAACAGGATTTACAAGAAAATATTCTGTCTTAAACCAAGACCATTTATGAATTTGAAACATAATATCAACGCATGAGTCAGGACTAATAAACTTCCACAATTCCAAAAACTAACAGATAAATGTCATGTACAATCCCTATTAGGATACTAATGCAGACGAAGAGCGCTGGGTGACACCCACTCCTTTTTAGATGTAATGCTAATATGCTTTTACTACTACAGCATCCTGAACTCCCCCTCAAGTTACAAATGAACCAAGAAAGGCACATTAATCAGCGGCCTCTTACCCTCTTCGGggaataaggaaaacttgattCGAAATTAacttacgaaaaaaaaaatggtacttaAGAGTTCTGGATGGGTTGTGATACCAAAGCAACATGAATGCCAAAAGCCTAGCTCATAGTACTGtaatcaatgttttaaaagcaTGACTGTAATAAGTAATGGTATAGCTATGCGCATTTAACTTTTCAAACTCGTGGAAGCAGATACGAAAAAAACTAGCCTTAAGCACTAGAGGTTAAAAATACTAACAAATAACCACAATTTCCTGCATCTAAAATACCCTAGCATCACTGATTGGATAGCAGGTTCAAAATAAAATGAGGAAGCTTTAAGAGAAATATATCAATAACCATAGATTGGAGCTAGAACTCGTTATTATACTAAAAATAGAGAAACCAGATCATCTTAAAATCTAACAAATTTGAATTATGAGAACCAAGCATTAAATATTTGACAACAGGATTACAGATTCAAATGATAGGGCCTGAAAGCAATTCAAAAATTAAGTACACACAACTATAAGTGAATCACCTAGTTAATGCTCAACCTCTTTTGTTTTGACCCTTTGATGGTCTAAGAACGTTCCAGTTCAGGTTGTTACCCGTTGGTTTCCTGAAGGAACCTTTACTTGTATTTGGTGACGGCTGCTGATCACCTTTATTAAGTTTGGGCGACTTGTTCGGATGTTGTTTCCCAGAAACTGCTTCAGACTGTTTTCTTTTATGGTCTCCATTAGTCTTACTGTTTGACTTATTAGTATTTGAGCACTCTGCTTCATCCATTGAGGACCCATTTTCTCTGTTGAAATGCAAATAGGAGAAAGAAGATAGGAGAGCAGAAGCCAAATTTTAGAAGATATTTCTGCCAACATATATTTCTTAGTCTCCTTAATACAAATGGAcgaaaaaatttcatttaaaaaagacaaaagaaccaaaaaaaaaaaattcgagtTATGAAATCTCAAATTACCCACCTAAATGACACTTTTTCACTTTGAACGCCAGAAGATGCGGCAGGGGCAGCAGGCTGACCAGGGTTTTCCGATACTTGATTCAGTTTCTATCATGAAAGCACTTCTATGTGAGGTGAAAATAAAGCCAATCAATAAGTACACAAGAGGCCAATCCTATTAGAAATCTTAAGGTCAATGAACCTTTTACTCACATCAATCGATGGATTGAAGCTTTGAAATGACATCCGCCCCCTAATGGCTTCAGGTTGAGGGTCACCTTCCACTATGACCACACTGCACAGCCATCCACATGAAGCAggtaaaatttaagaaaaaaggaGATGGAGTAGTGTAACTAATGAATTACTATAGCAGGCAGATGTAATTGTCTCCGGTTCAATGCATGGAGTTATCTTAATCGAGGCCTTTGCACTTCCACGTTGAGACATTAATGCCTTTGCCTCGACACTGAGGGACCTCAAAAAGGGTTAACTTTATTAATGCTAATTATGTAAAACTAGCTCCTTGAAGACTCAAAGTTGTAGCTTATAGTTAGGTTCTACAAACTGGTTCTCCTAAgaccattgttctaaaaattcccgcCTAGCGCTGCCTAAGCCCTGCATAGGTGCTAGGCAGCTGGCCAccgccccgattaatgcctaggcgtctgaaaattaagaaagggtgcctagacctgctgaggcgcccgcctagaccccCTAAGCCCAGACCCACCTAGGCACTCGACTATGTTGCGACTCACgtagacaaaaaatagatagctttcattttgcattttttttttttcaataaattgtaaagacttgttgaatacttaaatgaacacacattatacgCTTGTTCCCAATTTTTTCATTATGTCCCAATACTTCATAAATATGTCATTTTATCTTgcagtttatgatgaaattatatatattttaagtataaacggACAcctatttacacaaaatataatagatttacttaaatccgcctaggccctACCTAGCCGTTAGGCTCCAGCCCACCGAACCTTGCCTAAGACCCAATTTTTCAATACCAATAAATCcataatttcttcaatttctcagaTACTCCACCGACTTAGGTCACAAAATAAACTTTCCCATCGAACTATCAAACAACAAACAATTACGAAGCGACGATCTACACTGAAACTCTATTCAGTAATGTAATCCAATAGGCAAAACAGCTCAAACTTTAGATAAACattagaacaagaaacaaagagaaagaaaatctACCACTTTCTTATTTGACGGGCAGGGAAAGCAAAATCTGCagcaggtttggcatcttcttctttcttcacctCTCTCTGAGTTGCTCTTTGCATAAACTACAGTAATTACACTAAAGAATTAATAATACAACCCCATTATAACAAATTACTCTGAAAATCTAAATACAGCAGCATCAGAAagtatg contains the following coding sequences:
- the LOC137743719 gene encoding scarecrow-like protein 11; the protein is MDTFLDELPSPMNKFVFEQAPIPAYSNPNLVHEFEANHDFTDPSFFLVNPDPVSDLSSSPGVSSEVDSPDSGDTSNEILRYISQMLMEEEEYLENKPCMLHECLALQAAEKSLHDVLVQEQNPFSTGPLLDSVYRYVESPNQDSNHSSSGSVAAGNWVGSDWDCVQDVSKSSPAQIPNPLVSSGDGEIAHLEHNSSFVMAPREPLGKDVSFNSENGSRSKKNRQREDEDSVDDGRSNKLSAVYADEMELPELLDKVLLCEIDKQESNSCSPQESEKLQLNGKSRGSKGKKTRKKKPDDNAGMVDLWSMLTQCAQAVASYDRRNANELLQQIRLNSSPYGDGTQRLAHYLADGLELRLGSVIPSYNSLPNSQMSAADLLKAYQTYIRACPFHKMSNVYANKTILKLAEKATKLHIIDFGVLYGYQWPCLIKGLSKRHGGPPMLRITGVEFPQPGFRPSERVEQTGRRLENYCKRFNVQFEYTAIAKNWETIRYEDIKIDRDELTVVNCLYRLKNLPDETVTDCPRDTVLKLIREINPDIFIHGVVNGSYNAPFFDTRFKEALFHFSSLFDMFDETLPREDQHRLLYEREVYGRNAINVIACEGSRRVERPETYKQWQIRNKRAGFRQLPSDQEILKLVRSMVKRDYHKDFIVDEDGMWVLQGWKGRIVHAISYWKPV
- the LOC137743721 gene encoding uncharacterized protein, which encodes MAKRELSSTLRNLKFMQRATQREVKKEEDAKPAADFAFPARQIRKCVVIVEGDPQPEAIRGRMSFQSFNPSIDKLNQVSENPGQPAAPAASSGVQSEKVSFRENGSSMDEAECSNTNKSNSKTNGDHKRKQSEAVSGKQHPNKSPKLNKGDQQPSPNTSKGSFRKPTGNNLNWNVLRPSKGQNKRG